In a single window of the Amycolatopsis sp. cg5 genome:
- a CDS encoding class I adenylate-forming enzyme family protein, translating to MRPHDMGTLFDEVAARGAATTVHLDRPLDVATGTTFTVAELAELVREASGWLAGAGVRRGDRVAIVKRNHWDYDLLACAAIRLGALPALISGTLPPEVLELVVNRFDPTLLVTDRDLSHRDARVLSLGERLPGSLVLDDVRGTAPPPPIRRADDLPLVVNHTSGTTGPPKLVVHTTRTIITRLARFEAVRWPVVGIRRDDVVANASAYTHGRTFCWTASVFCRAPRRVVLLAEHDPTTAARMLGEHRPTVVEALPSTYVGWRGLAAGQDNPFTDVRLYVSTYDAMHPPVVRALLGASRRRHPLWMQGWGQTETGPLTFRFLTRRSLRSDRPTTRDLGRPVPGRTRLRVIDPVTLAPVPRGGTGLVLARTRARCTDYVGERDRWRGKVSGAWWNTGDLARRTRTGAVLLLDREVDAIPGLSCLELEDLIEDRLPDIIECVLLGVPGNKPLPVLVTATGTFDTATWITATQDLPPFASPRVLTWNEVPRTGTGKVRRRELLAELAGRAETPGTGQWT from the coding sequence ATGAGACCACACGACATGGGCACGTTGTTCGACGAGGTGGCCGCGCGCGGTGCGGCCACCACCGTGCATCTCGACCGGCCGCTCGACGTGGCCACCGGCACCACGTTCACCGTCGCCGAACTGGCGGAGCTCGTGCGCGAAGCCTCCGGCTGGCTCGCCGGGGCCGGGGTCCGCCGCGGAGACCGGGTAGCGATCGTCAAGCGCAACCACTGGGACTACGACCTGCTCGCGTGTGCGGCGATCCGGCTTGGCGCGCTGCCCGCGCTGATCTCCGGGACGCTGCCACCCGAGGTGCTGGAGCTGGTGGTCAACCGGTTCGATCCGACGTTGCTGGTCACCGATCGCGACCTGTCCCACCGCGACGCACGCGTGCTCTCGCTCGGCGAACGCCTGCCCGGTTCGCTGGTTCTCGACGACGTGCGCGGGACGGCGCCGCCACCGCCGATCCGGCGAGCCGACGATCTGCCACTGGTGGTCAACCACACCTCGGGTACCACCGGGCCGCCGAAGCTGGTGGTTCACACCACCCGGACCATCATCACCCGGCTCGCCCGGTTCGAGGCGGTGCGCTGGCCGGTGGTGGGCATCCGGCGCGACGACGTCGTGGCGAACGCGAGCGCGTACACGCATGGCCGGACGTTCTGCTGGACGGCGAGCGTGTTCTGCCGGGCGCCGAGGCGGGTCGTGCTGCTTGCCGAGCACGACCCCACCACCGCGGCCAGAATGCTCGGTGAGCACCGGCCTACCGTGGTCGAGGCGCTGCCGTCGACGTATGTCGGCTGGCGTGGGCTGGCGGCAGGGCAGGACAACCCGTTCACCGATGTCCGGCTGTACGTCAGCACGTACGACGCGATGCATCCACCGGTGGTGCGCGCGCTGCTGGGTGCCTCTCGTCGCAGGCATCCACTGTGGATGCAGGGCTGGGGTCAAACCGAGACCGGCCCGCTGACCTTCCGGTTCCTCACCCGCCGCTCGTTGCGCTCGGACCGGCCGACCACACGTGACCTGGGGCGTCCGGTGCCGGGCCGGACGCGGCTGCGGGTGATCGACCCGGTTACCTTGGCCCCTGTCCCCCGAGGCGGGACCGGGCTCGTGCTGGCCCGCACGCGGGCACGCTGCACTGACTACGTGGGCGAACGCGATCGGTGGCGGGGCAAGGTTTCCGGGGCCTGGTGGAACACCGGGGACCTCGCCAGGCGCACCCGGACGGGCGCGGTGCTGCTCCTCGACCGAGAGGTCGACGCGATCCCGGGGCTGAGCTGCCTGGAACTGGAGGATCTGATCGAAGACCGCCTTCCCGACATCATCGAATGCGTGCTGCTCGGCGTGCCCGGCAACAAGCCGCTACCCGTGCTGGTGACCGCGACCGGGACCTTCGACACGGCGACTTGGATCACGGCGACCCAGGACCTGCCACCTTTCGCGAGCCCACGGGTGCTCACCTGGAACGAGGTGCCGCGCACCGGAACCGGCAAGGTCCGTCGCCGGGAGCTGCTGGCGGAACTCGCCGGCCGCGCCGAAACACCGGGGACCGGCCAATGGACCTGA
- a CDS encoding class I SAM-dependent methyltransferase: MDLTIGSRDDLSIVESGYVFGRSWDQARQHRLLGEAYDQVTCARLASTGVSDGWRCLEAGAGGGSVAHWLAKQVAPSGSVTATDLDPGWVPPHPGLRVLRHDLALDPLPERAYDLIHVRLVLRHLPQRRAVLDKLAAALKPGGILQIDEFDQSHGPALLAPDQAALALYRDFVEAKERMFADAGVAGDWGRRVAAEMVDAGLTDVDPEPAIFPWQAGSPGVELLIFLTRRLRDGLVAAGMTDERLAGVRDLLRSPGFRATSGVFYTVQGRRP; the protein is encoded by the coding sequence ATGGACCTGACCATCGGATCGAGGGACGACTTGTCCATTGTGGAATCCGGCTACGTGTTCGGGCGAAGCTGGGACCAAGCGCGGCAGCATCGTCTGCTCGGCGAAGCCTACGACCAGGTCACCTGCGCCCGGCTCGCCTCGACGGGGGTCAGTGACGGCTGGCGCTGTCTCGAAGCGGGCGCGGGCGGTGGCAGCGTCGCGCATTGGCTGGCCAAGCAGGTCGCGCCGAGCGGTTCGGTGACCGCGACCGACCTCGACCCCGGCTGGGTCCCGCCGCACCCCGGCCTACGGGTGCTACGGCACGACCTGGCGCTGGACCCGTTGCCGGAGCGGGCGTACGACCTGATCCACGTCCGGCTCGTGTTACGGCATCTGCCGCAGCGACGGGCGGTGCTGGACAAGCTGGCCGCGGCATTGAAGCCGGGCGGGATCCTCCAGATAGACGAGTTCGATCAGAGTCACGGCCCGGCGTTGCTCGCGCCGGATCAGGCTGCGCTCGCGCTGTATCGTGACTTCGTCGAGGCCAAGGAGCGGATGTTCGCGGACGCGGGGGTGGCAGGCGACTGGGGCCGCCGCGTGGCGGCCGAGATGGTCGACGCCGGGCTGACCGACGTCGACCCCGAACCCGCGATCTTCCCGTGGCAGGCCGGTTCGCCGGGGGTCGAACTGCTGATCTTCCTCACCCGGCGGCTGCGAGACGGTCTGGTGGCGGCCGGGATGACCGACGAACGGCTCGCCGGGGTGCGCGACCTGCTGCGTAGCCCGGGTTTCCGCGCCACCTCCGGCGTCTTTTACACCGTGCAGGGACGCCGGCCATGA
- a CDS encoding CoA transferase: MMPPAVDNAVDLSWAGPVDLPLHGEADVQAACGVMHVHGRRRGAPTRLGFDYCTLVARELARVGALAVHLAGARGLRLTRVSTSVAEAALLSVSQYLAAASAGEEPGRPGEGPPFVSAEGVRFELETLDTEVWQSFWTELGVPDAAIRDGWPPFVRRFATAVCALPGELRARTGTLPLQSIMDTAAATGMSLVRVADRPLTDVPAFTVTQLLVQRPPAASDGTMPLAGLRVLESARRVQGPLAGHLLRLLGASVLRIEPPGGDLARGEAPLAAGVSARFHALNHGKELVEIDLNTPAGRRTVLDIAVDADVFLHNWAPDRAAARGLDFSDLARRAPGLIYAHASGWGNALGPRPPVGTDYMAQAHSGFTSPTLMTVVDVFGGIVSAHGVVAGLLRRQKTGGGQLVESSLLSAAAQLNSQAQASVSAPSTPVCDDLRALAADPRFDRALSWDGCVLPRSPWRFS, translated from the coding sequence ATGATGCCTCCGGCAGTGGACAACGCGGTGGATCTGAGCTGGGCGGGACCGGTGGACCTCCCGCTGCACGGTGAGGCGGACGTGCAGGCCGCATGCGGTGTGATGCATGTCCACGGCCGCCGCCGAGGGGCACCCACCCGGCTCGGCTTCGACTACTGCACCCTCGTCGCCAGGGAGCTGGCCAGGGTGGGCGCGCTCGCGGTCCACCTGGCCGGTGCGCGAGGGCTGCGACTGACCCGAGTGTCCACTTCGGTCGCCGAAGCCGCGCTCCTGTCCGTGTCCCAGTATCTGGCCGCCGCCTCAGCGGGAGAAGAGCCTGGCCGACCTGGCGAAGGTCCGCCATTCGTTTCCGCCGAAGGTGTGCGATTCGAGCTGGAGACTCTCGACACCGAGGTCTGGCAATCCTTCTGGACCGAGCTCGGTGTGCCGGACGCCGCGATCCGAGACGGCTGGCCACCGTTCGTCCGACGGTTCGCCACCGCCGTGTGCGCGCTGCCGGGCGAACTGCGCGCTCGCACCGGAACACTGCCCCTACAGTCCATTATGGACACCGCGGCCGCGACCGGGATGAGCCTGGTCCGAGTGGCCGATCGGCCGCTCACCGACGTTCCGGCATTCACCGTGACCCAACTGCTGGTACAGCGTCCGCCCGCCGCTTCGGACGGCACGATGCCGCTGGCCGGGCTCCGAGTCTTGGAGTCCGCCCGCCGGGTGCAGGGGCCGCTCGCAGGACACCTGCTGCGGCTGCTCGGCGCATCGGTACTCCGGATCGAGCCACCGGGCGGGGATCTCGCGCGCGGCGAGGCACCGCTCGCCGCCGGGGTCTCCGCCCGGTTCCACGCCCTCAACCACGGCAAGGAGTTGGTCGAGATCGACCTCAACACCCCGGCCGGGCGGAGAACCGTGCTCGACATCGCCGTCGACGCCGATGTGTTCCTCCACAACTGGGCTCCGGACCGCGCCGCCGCGCGCGGCCTGGACTTCTCCGATCTCGCCAGGAGAGCGCCCGGGCTGATCTACGCACACGCGTCGGGGTGGGGTAACGCACTCGGACCTCGGCCACCAGTGGGAACGGACTACATGGCACAAGCGCACAGCGGGTTCACCTCCCCGACCCTGATGACCGTTGTGGACGTCTTCGGCGGCATCGTCAGCGCGCACGGCGTGGTGGCAGGCTTGCTGCGCAGGCAGAAAACCGGTGGCGGACAACTTGTCGAGTCCTCGCTGCTATCCGCGGCGGCGCAGCTGAACTCTCAGGCCCAGGCGTCCGTGTCCGCCCCGTCGACGCCGGTCTGCGACGACCTCCGCGCACTGGCCGCCGACCCCCGCTTCGACCGTGCGCTGTCCTGGGACGGCTGTGTCCTCCCCCGGTCGCCATGGCGGTTCTCATGA
- a CDS encoding class I adenylate-forming enzyme family protein, giving the protein MSGWTSSAGLAIHDLVPERLRRRWVAEGYCPDRDLYSLFTGQARSRPHQAAVIDDEGSMTYSELHRAVRALAGSLSAAGLGTQDVIGVQVQDGRHAVVAELAVAAAGSVCLPIPPGRGESDLATLLGGARAAAVIVDSASPISLVRERIQYLPAVFVLPCDGTDPTSLPVPDPEAPARILVSSGSESTPKMVAYSHNAIAGGRANYIRAVHGDTSGIRDLLLVSLASSYGSFGAAVTLCCLGGTLILCGRFDPARALQAIGKHRPTHVFGVPTMLRRMAMLSPSHDEDLSSVRAMVSSGDVLHQSTVDLCRRRFGVDVVSVYGSADGVNTHTREPELGTGFPDPAVTDIQVRGDEVIARGPMTPLCYVGAPQLDARYRLPGGWVRTGDHGRIDDDGRLHLLGRIKRVIIRGGHTISPAEVERELSTHPEIAEVACVPIPDADLGERLCACVAPRPGRAVPSLAALAEFLSQRGLEPRKLPERLAVFSELPLGHTGKVCHRTLSQLARQSQQ; this is encoded by the coding sequence ATGAGCGGCTGGACGTCGTCCGCCGGCCTGGCGATCCACGACCTGGTACCTGAGCGCCTCCGCCGCCGCTGGGTAGCCGAAGGGTATTGCCCGGACCGCGACCTCTATTCACTGTTCACCGGCCAGGCCCGCTCACGACCGCACCAGGCGGCGGTCATAGACGACGAGGGCTCGATGACCTACAGCGAACTGCACCGTGCGGTGCGTGCACTCGCCGGCTCCCTGTCCGCCGCCGGCCTGGGCACACAAGACGTGATCGGTGTTCAGGTCCAGGATGGACGACATGCCGTGGTGGCCGAGCTGGCGGTCGCGGCGGCAGGCTCGGTGTGCCTGCCGATCCCGCCGGGCCGGGGCGAGTCCGACCTCGCCACACTGCTGGGCGGGGCCCGCGCGGCCGCGGTGATCGTCGACAGCGCGTCACCGATTTCCCTGGTCCGCGAAAGAATCCAGTACCTGCCCGCCGTCTTCGTCTTGCCCTGCGACGGAACCGACCCCACCTCTCTGCCCGTACCGGACCCCGAAGCACCGGCTCGGATCCTGGTGTCTTCCGGCTCGGAGTCCACCCCGAAAATGGTCGCTTACAGCCACAACGCGATCGCGGGCGGCCGTGCGAACTACATCCGCGCGGTCCACGGCGACACCAGTGGCATCCGCGATCTGCTGTTGGTCTCCTTGGCGTCCTCATACGGTTCGTTCGGCGCCGCCGTGACCCTGTGCTGCCTGGGCGGGACCCTGATCCTGTGCGGGCGGTTCGACCCGGCGCGTGCGCTCCAGGCCATCGGAAAGCACCGCCCGACCCATGTCTTCGGCGTGCCGACGATGCTGCGCCGGATGGCGATGCTGTCGCCGTCGCACGACGAGGACCTCAGCTCGGTGCGGGCCATGGTGTCCAGCGGCGACGTACTCCACCAATCCACAGTGGACCTGTGCCGCCGCAGATTCGGGGTAGACGTGGTCAGCGTGTACGGCTCCGCCGACGGGGTCAACACCCACACCCGCGAACCCGAGCTGGGCACCGGTTTCCCGGACCCGGCGGTGACCGATATCCAGGTCAGGGGCGACGAAGTCATCGCACGCGGTCCGATGACCCCACTCTGCTACGTCGGCGCGCCCCAACTCGACGCCCGGTACCGGCTCCCCGGCGGCTGGGTGCGCACCGGCGACCATGGCCGCATCGACGACGATGGCCGCCTGCACCTGCTCGGCCGTATCAAGCGTGTGATCATCCGTGGCGGACATACGATCAGCCCTGCCGAGGTCGAACGCGAACTGAGCACGCACCCGGAGATCGCCGAGGTGGCCTGCGTCCCCATCCCCGACGCCGACCTGGGCGAGCGGCTCTGCGCCTGCGTGGCACCCCGGCCAGGCCGCGCCGTGCCTTCGCTGGCCGCGCTGGCCGAGTTCCTCAGCCAGCGCGGCCTGGAGCCCCGCAAACTGCCCGAGCGGCTGGCTGTCTTCTCGGAACTGCCGCTCGGGCACACTGGAAAAGTCTGCCACCGCACACTTTCGCAACTGGCTCGCCAGAGCCAGCAATGA
- the fni gene encoding type 2 isopentenyl-diphosphate Delta-isomerase, producing the protein MPPHQKGRTRVISDRKNDHVRLAVEHHRPGGHNEFDDVRFVHHALAGIDRAEVSLTAQVAGVEWKYPLYINAMTGGSAKTGAINRDLAIAARESGVPLASGSMSAYLKDPSTASTFSVLRSENPNGFIMANVNATATVDQARRAVDLLRADALQIHLNAVQEIVMPEGDRSFAAWASRIEEIVLGVDVPVFVKEVGFGLSRQTVLHLRKLGVSVADVGGRGGTNFARIENSRRVGGDYAYIDDWGQSTPACLLEAADAGLPLFASGGVRHPLDVVRGLALGARAVGVAGTFLSTVLGGGPEALITQISAWLDQIESIMTVLGARTPADLARCEVRICGELRDFCADRGIDPARSSPP; encoded by the coding sequence ATGCCGCCGCACCAGAAAGGACGGACGCGGGTGATCTCCGACCGCAAGAACGATCATGTCCGGCTCGCAGTCGAGCACCACCGGCCAGGTGGGCACAACGAGTTCGACGACGTGCGGTTCGTCCATCACGCGCTGGCCGGGATCGACCGTGCCGAGGTCTCGCTGACGGCCCAAGTCGCGGGCGTCGAGTGGAAGTATCCGCTCTACATCAACGCGATGACAGGAGGAAGCGCCAAGACCGGTGCCATCAACCGGGACCTGGCCATCGCGGCGAGGGAGAGCGGCGTTCCGCTCGCGAGCGGTTCGATGAGCGCCTATCTGAAAGACCCGTCCACCGCGAGTACCTTCAGCGTGCTGCGCTCGGAGAACCCGAACGGGTTCATCATGGCCAATGTCAACGCGACCGCGACCGTGGACCAGGCACGGCGGGCAGTCGATCTGCTACGAGCCGACGCACTGCAGATCCATCTCAACGCGGTCCAGGAAATCGTGATGCCGGAAGGTGATCGGTCGTTCGCGGCTTGGGCCTCGCGGATCGAGGAGATCGTGCTGGGCGTCGATGTTCCCGTCTTCGTCAAAGAGGTCGGTTTCGGGCTCAGCAGGCAAACCGTGCTGCACCTGCGCAAACTCGGGGTCAGTGTCGCGGATGTCGGTGGCCGTGGTGGTACCAACTTCGCGCGTATCGAGAACAGCAGGCGCGTGGGCGGTGACTATGCCTACATCGACGATTGGGGTCAGTCCACACCCGCATGCCTGTTGGAGGCCGCCGACGCCGGCCTGCCTTTGTTCGCCTCCGGTGGCGTGCGGCATCCTCTCGATGTCGTGCGCGGGCTGGCGCTCGGAGCCAGGGCGGTAGGCGTGGCCGGCACCTTCCTCAGCACCGTGCTTGGCGGTGGGCCGGAAGCGCTGATCACCCAGATCTCAGCGTGGCTGGACCAGATCGAGTCGATCATGACCGTGCTCGGCGCGCGAACCCCCGCGGACCTTGCGCGGTGCGAGGTGCGGATCTGTGGCGAACTGCGTGACTTCTGTGCCGATCGCGGCATTGACCCCGCGCGATCTTCTCCGCCCTAG
- a CDS encoding NAD(P)/FAD-dependent oxidoreductase, translating to MGSVVVVGGGIAGLTAAFRLRNAGCEVTVLERAGAELLGGRMGTLRQAGFSIDVGATLLPSTYRAMLKLVADVGASHQLLPAADDFGFLRDGSVLRLASGVSASLLRNEFLRGFTAKDRLKAGINYLRMQRGFDWCDMSKPAGEDADTLLGHARRHGFSNAAFEYLLAPAISGITLADPDVSAASCAYFYLRILFSKAGGFTSTQGASFLPRALAEHVSVEHNAEVRSVRKLGSGAEVSWTDSSGAERTRHVDSVVIAAPPGVAADVYPQLPRDVARYLRGIQYTTSIHTAFALDRPTAEKSLVLVVPRPENPAVAGYVLEHNHAVLRVPPGKGLVVAYMRSGWAEENWDRDDGYIVERVREETAKLRILPEIETDLGFARVVRVRQAIVDRRPGELSVARSIAPALHSQHPVFFAGSDYLGYSSTNGSLVSGERTAAKVVEYLRSR from the coding sequence ATGGGCAGTGTCGTGGTGGTCGGGGGCGGGATCGCCGGTCTGACCGCGGCGTTCCGGCTGCGCAACGCCGGCTGCGAAGTGACGGTGCTGGAGCGAGCGGGAGCCGAACTGCTCGGCGGCCGGATGGGAACATTGCGGCAAGCCGGCTTTTCGATCGACGTCGGCGCGACGCTGCTGCCGTCGACGTATCGGGCCATGCTGAAGCTGGTGGCGGACGTGGGGGCGTCACACCAGCTTCTTCCCGCGGCGGACGATTTCGGCTTCCTGCGAGATGGTTCCGTGCTACGCCTGGCAAGCGGTGTTTCAGCCTCCCTGCTGCGGAACGAGTTCCTGCGTGGATTCACGGCGAAGGACCGGCTCAAGGCGGGCATCAACTATCTTCGGATGCAACGTGGCTTCGACTGGTGTGACATGTCCAAGCCCGCCGGAGAGGACGCCGACACACTCCTCGGGCATGCCAGGCGACACGGTTTCAGCAACGCTGCGTTCGAGTATCTTCTCGCTCCGGCGATCTCGGGTATCACACTCGCCGACCCGGACGTCAGCGCGGCGTCCTGCGCCTACTTCTATCTGCGGATCCTGTTCAGCAAAGCAGGCGGATTCACTTCCACCCAAGGTGCTTCCTTCTTGCCCCGCGCGTTGGCGGAGCACGTCTCGGTCGAGCACAACGCCGAGGTCAGGTCGGTGCGGAAGCTCGGGTCCGGTGCCGAGGTCAGCTGGACCGACTCATCGGGAGCCGAACGCACGCGGCACGTGGACAGCGTGGTGATCGCCGCTCCGCCCGGCGTTGCGGCCGATGTGTATCCGCAGTTGCCTCGGGATGTCGCCAGGTATCTGCGCGGCATCCAGTACACCACGAGCATTCACACCGCCTTCGCTCTTGACCGGCCCACTGCGGAGAAGTCCCTCGTCCTCGTGGTGCCGCGACCCGAGAACCCCGCGGTCGCCGGCTATGTGCTGGAGCACAACCATGCAGTGCTCCGGGTGCCTCCTGGTAAGGGACTGGTGGTCGCCTACATGAGGAGCGGCTGGGCGGAAGAGAACTGGGACAGGGACGACGGCTACATCGTCGAACGAGTGCGAGAGGAGACCGCGAAGCTGCGCATTCTTCCCGAGATCGAGACCGATCTCGGCTTCGCGCGTGTGGTTCGCGTGCGGCAGGCGATCGTCGATCGGCGGCCAGGGGAGCTCAGCGTGGCGAGATCGATCGCGCCCGCTCTGCACTCCCAGCATCCTGTCTTCTTCGCCGGCAGTGACTATTTGGGGTACTCATCCACGAACGGGAGCCTTGTCAGTGGTGAACGAACCGCGGCCAAAGTGGTCGAATACCTACGATCTCGATGA
- a CDS encoding SulP family inorganic anion transporter: MMDKVAREREHAPPPVNGWWGAARENLRHDVPASLVVFLVAVPLSLGIALASGAPIVAGLIAAVVGGVVAGALGGSALQVSGPAAGLTVIVADAINQFGWAVTCAITVVAGALQVLLGLSRIARAALAISPAVVHGMLAGIGVTIVLAQLHVVLGGGPQSSPIDNLKALPRQVVEHHEPAVLIGVLTIAVLLLWGRLPAVVRRLPGPLVAVAGATTLAAVTGLSVARVDVPSNLLEIRFVPVFPSGGWSAFGVAVLTFALVASVESLLSAVATDKMHSGPRANLDRELLGQGAANMVSGALGGLPVTGVIVRSSTNVQSGARTRSSAILHGLWILVFVVVFAGLLRNIPLAALAGLLVHVGAKLVNFSHVREIRRHGDLPVYLITLTGVLCLDLLSGVVIGIAVAAVSMLRRLLWSGIHAERDGDGWRVVVEGALAALSIPRLSLVLGGLPQGDTVTLELVVDYMDHAAFDALSAWQKAYESAGGIVIVDEVGHPWFERGQAGEPIVHKSKAHRLLPRWFAPWSDWQRSEAKVPAQSSMRRGMAEFQRRTAKLVQPTLSRMADSQRPQTLFITCSDARIVPNLITTSGPGDLFTVRNIGNLVPGADSADASIGAAVEFAVDVLGVREVVVCGHSSCGAMKAMLDGAPGDSPALRSWLRNGEDSLLRSRSHSPIGIDGEPPRSGADQLALHNVLAQLDCLRAYPSVRRAEALGEVELVGMYFDVGAARVYLYDKRTGSFSPTGSAALADAAKVLQPRHPSA, translated from the coding sequence ATGATGGACAAAGTAGCCAGGGAGAGGGAGCATGCTCCGCCACCGGTGAACGGCTGGTGGGGAGCGGCGCGGGAGAATCTGCGCCACGATGTGCCCGCATCATTGGTGGTGTTCTTGGTGGCGGTTCCGCTGTCACTCGGCATCGCGCTCGCTTCGGGCGCGCCGATTGTCGCCGGCTTGATCGCCGCCGTCGTCGGGGGAGTGGTAGCCGGCGCTCTCGGGGGGTCGGCGCTGCAGGTCAGCGGTCCGGCGGCGGGGCTGACGGTGATCGTGGCCGATGCCATCAACCAGTTCGGCTGGGCCGTTACCTGTGCGATCACCGTCGTGGCGGGCGCGCTGCAGGTGCTGCTGGGGCTAAGCCGGATCGCCAGGGCCGCGCTCGCCATCTCGCCCGCGGTCGTGCACGGGATGCTCGCCGGAATCGGGGTGACTATCGTGCTCGCCCAGCTCCACGTCGTGCTCGGTGGCGGTCCGCAGAGTTCCCCCATCGACAACCTGAAGGCGCTTCCTCGGCAGGTCGTCGAGCATCATGAGCCGGCGGTGCTGATCGGCGTGCTGACGATCGCTGTGTTGCTGCTATGGGGAAGGTTGCCCGCGGTGGTTCGCCGGCTTCCCGGTCCACTGGTCGCGGTCGCGGGTGCGACCACGTTGGCCGCCGTGACCGGGTTGAGCGTCGCGCGGGTCGATGTTCCGTCGAATCTGCTCGAGATCAGGTTCGTGCCCGTGTTCCCGTCCGGTGGCTGGTCCGCGTTCGGCGTCGCCGTGCTCACCTTTGCGTTGGTAGCCAGTGTGGAGAGCCTGCTTTCGGCTGTGGCGACCGACAAGATGCACAGTGGGCCGCGGGCCAACCTCGACCGCGAACTTCTCGGTCAGGGTGCGGCGAACATGGTGTCCGGGGCATTGGGCGGCTTACCCGTCACCGGCGTGATCGTGCGCAGCTCGACCAACGTCCAGTCGGGTGCGCGGACCAGGTCGTCGGCGATCCTGCACGGCTTGTGGATCCTGGTGTTCGTCGTGGTGTTCGCCGGGCTGTTGCGGAACATTCCGCTGGCGGCGCTGGCCGGGCTGCTGGTGCACGTCGGCGCTAAACTGGTGAATTTTTCGCACGTGCGTGAGATTCGGCGCCACGGGGACCTGCCCGTCTATCTGATCACGCTGACCGGCGTGCTGTGTCTCGATCTGCTGTCCGGGGTGGTGATCGGTATCGCGGTGGCCGCGGTCTCCATGTTGCGGCGGCTGTTGTGGTCGGGGATCCACGCTGAACGTGACGGTGACGGCTGGCGGGTGGTCGTCGAAGGGGCACTCGCCGCGTTGTCCATCCCCAGGCTGTCGCTGGTGCTGGGTGGTTTGCCCCAAGGCGACACCGTCACGCTGGAGCTGGTCGTCGACTACATGGACCACGCGGCGTTCGACGCGCTTTCCGCGTGGCAGAAGGCATACGAGAGTGCCGGTGGCATCGTGATCGTGGACGAGGTCGGTCATCCGTGGTTCGAGCGTGGGCAGGCGGGTGAGCCCATCGTGCACAAGTCCAAGGCACACCGGCTCCTGCCCCGCTGGTTCGCACCGTGGTCGGACTGGCAGCGGTCGGAGGCCAAAGTGCCCGCGCAGAGTTCGATGCGGCGCGGAATGGCGGAGTTCCAGCGGCGTACGGCGAAACTGGTCCAGCCGACGTTGAGCAGGATGGCGGATTCACAGCGACCGCAGACGTTGTTCATCACCTGCAGCGACGCCAGGATCGTGCCGAACCTGATCACGACCAGCGGGCCGGGCGACCTGTTCACGGTGCGCAACATCGGCAACCTGGTGCCCGGCGCCGACAGCGCGGACGCATCGATCGGCGCGGCGGTCGAGTTCGCCGTCGACGTGCTGGGCGTGCGCGAGGTGGTCGTCTGCGGCCACTCGTCCTGTGGCGCGATGAAGGCGATGCTCGACGGCGCGCCCGGCGACTCGCCTGCGTTGCGCTCGTGGCTGCGGAACGGTGAGGACAGCCTGCTGCGGTCGCGTTCACACTCGCCGATCGGCATCGACGGCGAACCACCGCGATCCGGCGCGGACCAGCTTGCGCTGCACAATGTGCTGGCGCAACTGGACTGCCTGCGTGCCTATCCCAGCGTCCGGCGTGCCGAAGCGCTCGGCGAGGTTGAACTGGTCGGGATGTATTTCGACGTCGGCGCCGCGCGGGTGTACCTGTACGACAAGCGCACCGGGTCCTTCTCGCCGACCGGTAGTGCCGCGCTGGCGGACGCGGCGAAGGTACTTCAGCCGAGGCACCCTAGCGCGTGA